The following DNA comes from Papaver somniferum cultivar HN1 chromosome 4, ASM357369v1, whole genome shotgun sequence.
GTTGCTGCTGGTTGGCCTTCTTGGCTTAGTGTTGTTGCTCGTGAAGCTATTTATGGTTGGATTCCTCTTCGTGCTGAAAGTTTCGAGAAATTGGAAAAGGtagggtttcttcttcttcttttgttatttTGCTACGATTTTTTATTGTTATTGAATTGCTCATTTCTGGTCTAATTTATATCGTTATACATCGGAATGTTGAAGTGGATTAGTACGTCGACAAGGAATTTTTGTATTTGTTCATGTGCTGCAATTATGTGAATACTGCAATTTTCTGATTGTATCTTTAGATTGGACAAGGTACATATAACAGTGTTTTCCAAGCACGAGAGCTTGCAACTGGGAGGATGCTTGCCTTAAAGAAAGTTCGGTTCGATAACTTTGAGCCAGAAAGTGTGAGATTTATGTCGCGGGAAATAATGATTCTCCGCAAACTGGAGGGACTAATTACTTCTAGACTGTCAactagtgtatatcttgttttcgAGTACACGGAACATGATATTGTTGGTTTATCATCTTGTCCTGACATCAAGTTCAGTGAATCACAGGTTCGTATATATGGAACTCTGGATGTGTGTTCTAGTATTCGGGAATTACCAATGTTAAAGGGTTTGATTTGTTCATGTTGTGTAGGTTAAATGCTATATGCATCAACTACTATCTGGCCTTGAACACTATCATTCAAGAGGTATAATGCACAAATATATCAAGGGATCCAACCTTCTTGTTAGTGATGATGGAGTTCTGAAGATAGCTAATTTTGGCCTGGAAAATTTTGTTAGTGTCGGGCACATTCAACCATTAACTAGTCGAGTTGTTACTTTATGGTATCGGCCTCCTGAAATTTT
Coding sequences within:
- the LOC113272883 gene encoding protein IMPAIRED IN BABA-INDUCED STERILITY 1-like, which translates into the protein MDLHEKNAADSRDEEFERVAAGWPSWLSVVAREAIYGWIPLRAESFEKLEKIGQGTYNSVFQARELATGRMLALKKVRFDNFEPESVRFMSREIMILRKLEGLITSRLSTSVYLVFEYTEHDIVGLSSCPDIKFSESQVKCYMHQLLSGLEHYHSRGIMHKYIKGSNLLVSDDGVLKIANFGLENFVSVGHIQPLTSRVVTLWYRPPEILLGSTSYGQSVDLWSVGSGFRLISEAEEGQNFLEKAVKKCSRSYREGMKLVICCCSKECARSLAEFAEKLMLPEYKEKRGFPLQISEIQ